The Triticum urartu cultivar G1812 unplaced genomic scaffold, Tu2.1 TuUngrouped_contig_3102, whole genome shotgun sequence sequence ATCCATGCATCTCAACATTTTATTGATAATAACTAGCGTGCGGTGCAGTGCCCACTCGCATATACTAGTACCATGCAATAGGTTATAGGGGTGTAAAAAATATGTGCAAATCTTGATGGGCACTACGTACTGGGCAAGGTGAAAAACGTAATGAAAGGGCTATTGTTGTGGTCGTGGTGCTACAGATGCAAAGAAACAAAAACAGCCATGCTGCCATGCAGCGGCGCCATGCCCTGGCGCGCCGGTCAAAGCGCGAGGCGCATGCGCGCGCATATTTTATTGGGTTTCATGCAGGCATGCAGCCGAGCTCAATCACCACCCGGACCGGAGCAGACACGAAGCATGCCATCCGTCTGATCCACCCGGTCGAGCCCATTTTTTTGACCATCACATTACATGCATGTCGCCCAACTTTTCCACTACGTACTACAGTATACGTACGTAGGAGTGCTCCACAGGCCGATAGACATAGACCGATGGCGTGCCCGTACACCAGGTGCGCTTGGACCGACTTTGGATCATACCGCCGCCCCACTGGAGCACCACCACTATCGCCCTACTACCTACTACGCCGACCGGCCGAAGCGTGCGTGCGGGCACTGTGCGGCGGCGGCCGCCGACGAGTGGCACGTGTGGATGCCGGCGCCGCAGCGGCAGGCACAAGGGTGGGTGCCCCCCCTCGCACGTGCTGGTGGGGGTCGTGCCGACGCCGCACGCACGCGTACACAGCTACCAGCACGCACCGGCCATGAACGAATGATGCTGCTCAtacgacaacgacgacgacgacgactaTATGCTCGTGTACACACGTGCGGCCGGCGTGCCGTTCTGCTCGGTCTCACGCCTAGCCTAGCCTAGTCTAGCCCTATAGCATTTTTTCTTTGAGGGGGCCTAGCCCTAAAGCATAGCGTGATAGCGAGTACGTACTGCACTACGCGTGGTAGGAGTCGGCGGCGAGTACTTGTTGGTGGCCGGCCGCGTCGCACGTGTGGCCCCACGCGCCAACGGAACGGACCCCCCCTCGACGCAAAGCCCAACCCATATAGGCAGGGTCCGTCGGTGTAGGGTAGTGTAGGGGTCCGTTCTCTCGGCCTGGTCCTCCCTAGCTAGGGATTCATCTGCCTGTACCGGCATAGATTGAAGATCCGAACCTCCCTCCCTTCCCAAATTATTGGCGCCCCCGGTGGTCGATCCATCCCACGTCAATGCACGTAGTACTACATACAGTATTTTCGACGAAGAATGCGCGGCGTAATTTCAATCTTTGAAAGGGGGGAATGTAGTGTTTTTGATAAATGGACGCATTACACCCGGCCCCTGCATAACTGAGATGCACACACAGCCAGACATAGTGTTACCCGACATTCGGTTTCGAGCAAAAGAATGGCTTGGCCAAGTCGCCAGGGTGGTGAGGTTGTAGATTCATGACACTAGTTGTGCAGGTAAAATATCTCTTCGTACCACTACTTCTATTACTAGGGCATTGTATACATGTGTCCTACATATATTCACACATGTGCATTAGAGTGGCAAAGAAAGCAAAGCTACGTGCTAGGCTCAAGTGATGTGATGGGGAGATGAGAGACATGCAAGTCTGTCTGAGTGAGTCTCGAGATCATTCGTGCAACGAACGATGAAGGACCGGAGAGTCGCTGGCAGGCAGGCCAGGTGGTGTGATGTTTGCATGCACGGGTGAGAACGAGAACGGGAGCGATGAGAGTGATCCATGCATGCATAGTTACATACCTGAAGCTGGTGACCAAGTGGTGGAGAAAGATGGAAGCTTCCAGCCTGGCCAGATCCAGGCCCGGGCACAGCCTCAACCCACCACCAAAAGGGGTGAAGCTGCTAGTGCTCATGTCCTTCTCCTGTTGATCCACACACATTGTATTTTTTCAGACCGATAAACACATTCTTAGGTTTCCCAAAAAAATCAAATGGCAATCATATAAAGCTCCACAAGTATAGTAATACCCCACCATTTTTCATCATTTTCTGATATATAGACATGAGAAAAAACCCACATGCCAGGAGTCCCACAAGACCCACTCATCGAACCCCTCTATCATGTTGGTGCTGCCTAAAGGAGTAGCAATTGGATCAACATCTCTACCGAATGTGGGGCTCGTCCTCACCTTCCACCTCCATGGATTGAACTTGCAGGGGTCCTCGTAGAGCATGTCGTCGAGGTGGACCGACCGGAAGTACATGAACACGCGCCATCCTTTGGGGATGAGATGCCCCTTCACCTCGACGTCGCGGACCGCCTTGCGCATGATCCCGCTGATGATGTTCCCAACTCGCAGCGTCTCCGTTATCACCTACACATGCACCCCCAAAATGTTATGTAAATCCAGTTGTTGGTAGGATAGAAACCAAGATATTACGTAAATCAAGGTGCTGATCTTGATAGTATTTCTTACATGCTGCGTGAATGACAAGGACATGTAGTCAGTCCATTGCAAGGTTTCACCCAGGTCGGTTTTCCTCATCTTGAGCTCCATGTTCTCCTCCTGGAATCGCCAAAATGTGTCACCAATCATTGTCGCATAAAATGGTTACCGAAATCAAAAGTTCAGTTCCTTTTTCTACCGCAGGAAAATCGAGATAGCTGCCGCTACCTAGCTAGGCATGTTCCCTAACAGTACCTGGCCCGCGGAGGCTTGAATGAGTTCATTGCTCACATGGCATCAAAGACAGAAACAGAGTCGACACACGAGTAATTTCTACGCACTGTAGCGCTGTAAATGGAAACTAGTGAATGGCatgatgctgctgctgcttctgCTGCTTGCGCAATAGGATGTACTACATCCTAGCTAGGGAATGTTCACAGCCCTTCTATTTCACCAACTGATGAAACTGTATCTCAGAAACATACATGTACTACTTCAGAAACAACAATAGTGATTGGTTTGATTTACCAATAATGTTGTTCTGTGCAACATAGTTTTTCATAGGGTGGAAGTTACTTAACAGTGGCACATGAGTAGATATTTTGGTTGCACTAGCTGGACAAATTAGCACTTGCCATCATGCCATCAGGTGTCAAAAGCTATGTGACAAGGATTAGGTGGCATGACAGTGTCCAAACTCTAAAGCAAAGCGACGGCATAGAGTAAGTAACAATGTGACTGATGAATCGACCGAGTTAGATGCCACATCTCATGATGCTAAGCACTTGAGTTGAAGGTGGTGGCCAATTTCGATGGGATGTGTGTGTAGCTGACATTATCCATTAACAATGTGAGTGTGTGTGCATGTCTTGTTGCATGCTAGCCCACACACACTCACTCACATTGTTAATGGATAGTGCACTTTTTTAGGCACATAGGTAGTGTAAACAACAATAGTTAATCCTCACGTCACTTAGATGCCAACAAGAAAGGCATGGACCAAGGTTGGCACGATCCTTTATGTCATGATAACGATCTAAAAAATTCTTCTGTGGTATGCAGGCTCTCATAATTATAAACAGGTTTTGGTCGAGACACAGATGAGTTGAACATGTCTGGCTTGAATTGGCAGGTTGCAATGTTCATACACATTCAGATGTTATAACTGTTGCTTTTAATTTGTGCAGATTAATCAGTCGGGCTCTGGCTCCGGCTGACCAGAATGCTGATAGAAACTAAGTAGGAGTATGGGAAGTGAGATGGAGTTTTAGTAGGGTAGGTACCTCGAGCTGTTGCAGGGCGAGGGGGCACTCGCTGAGGAACTTGACGGCGAGCGTGATGAGCACCGGCACGGAGTCCTCGGCGGGGATCATGAAGTCGATCATGTTGTCGGATATGAGCTCGTCGGTGAGCTCCTCGCTGCCGGCGCCCATGAGCACGTCGATGGCGTCCCTCGGCGGCCCGTCGagggccctcctcctcctcttctcctgTATGATCCTCTGAATCACCCTGGCCATCCTCTTCTTGGCCTGCACGCACGGGCGcaccagagagagagagagagagagaggtgagcAGAAGGAACAACGATGGTGGCCTTGTGACATTGATGCCTTTGGTTTCGCTGCCATATTGGCAGATGAGATGCATGGGGCGGGGGAGACAGTTGCAGCGTGTGGGTGTTGCATGCATGGATGAGGATGGATGGTGAGGGAGTGAAATAAAAGAGCGTAGGACGTACGTACCTGGAGGGATCTGTAGAGCCTAGTCCCTGGCAGCTTAATGGGAAGGGACATGAGTCCGACAATAAATTCCTGGAATTGCTGCTTGAGCTGCTGCATCTCTGGGCCTGCCTCCAGCCCGATCAGACCCCGCACCAGGATCTGGAACACAATCTGCAACACGCACACACCACATTCatcattcattcattcattcattcatgTCCCTCCCGTAGTACTCCTAAATCGTTTTCATGTAAAATTTCAAGGTGCCTCCTCGTCATGATTTTGCTTGAAATCATCTAAAAAAAGATTTTGCTTGAAATGCAGTGAATTTGGCGCAAAATTTCGACATGGAGCTCAAATTCACCACATGCAAGTTGCAAGTTTCTTTTCCCCCTCGCAGGGTGACTAGGGAAAGTCTTACTCCCCTTGATCTCCGCCGGTGAGTCTGTGGATTCGCCTCCCTTACGTCTGCCGTTCCGGTGGCTGGTGGCGGGTGGGTAGGGTAAATCCTGGTGCCTCGACTCCAGCTAATAGATAAGTTAGGGTTTTAAGATGTTTTTACTCCCTATCTATAGTGATCTAAACGATCTTATATTCTTTTACAGAAAAAGTACCATGAACCTCTATAACAGGTGTGtttttttatttaaaaaaatcacCCCACGGTATAACAAGTACTCCTTCACACCAGTACGTATCCCTAGTACATCTCTTGCGAGGAGAGATGATTTCTTTTACTGTTTTCTTTTGCCCGCTGGTAATAGTGATAATCAAATCCTGCGTGTGGGCCCCACACGAGGGTAGGGAGGGGGGGGCGGAATTGAATGGGGAGGAGAAACACAGGGCAGGGCAGGCACCAGCAGCGGACTCCCCACAATCTCATTAAGATACCGCACCCGCACAGTCACAGTCTCCCaaccccccctcccctcccctcctctctctctctatctctagCACACGCACACGCACGGCACAGGCATGGCGAGGAGAGGAAAGAGAGAGACCCCACCCCCTTTCGGGCCGGGCTTCCCCTTCCATGTGGTGACACGGCGCCCGCACGTGTGCACGCCGGTGCGCGCGCCATACGACCGCTACTTGTAGTAATCCAATCCAATCCATCCCGATTCTTTCTTTCCTTCCTCTCTGACGCACGTACGCACACGTCGTCCTACCTAGAGCCTAGACTCGCTCGCCCTCGCCGTCGTGCTACAAATCGAGCTATCAATCGACCGATCGGGAGGCGGTGGTACGATGAGATGAGAAAATGGATGGATGGAGGGACATGGTGTGTAGGCAGGGGGACGTACCGTCTTGGCGTGGTCCTGGATGCGGAGGCGGGCGCCGGGGCCCTGGTGGCGCCAGGAGGCGAGCGCCGGGGCGAGGAGGCGCTGCATGTCGGCGGTGACCTGCGCCTTGAGCTGCGGCGACTTGAAGAAGGCGCCGACGAGGCCGTGGACGCGCCGCTGCAGGCCGCCGTTGATGACGAGGATGGAGGACTTGCCCATGAGCTCCGTCAGCGACCGCGGGTACCACGGCACGAACGACCGCGCGTCGCTCTGCAGCACGAACCGGTTCACCTCCGCGTCCGCCGTCACCACCGTCGCCGACCCGAACAGGTGCGACCGGAACACCGCGCTGCCGTACCTGCATGCACGCGCCCACGGTCCGCGTCAGTACAGTACCACGCACGTGCATGCGCGCGCgctgccatgccatgccatgccatggcATCGATGGGTGGACGGATGGTGCCACGCGCACGCGTGCCGCCACTGTGCTGCGCCAGGGAAAAGAGACGGCTTAATTTCACTCACCGGAGGCGGCGCTTGTCGACGAACGCCTCGGGGCGCGGGGAGTAGGAGCAGGAGACGAAGTCCAGCGTCTCGCCGACGACCGGCCACCCGAAGCTGCCGGGAGGGAGCTGCGCCCCCGTCTTCATCGCCCGCCTCCTCGGCCTCGCCACGGCCGGGAGCAGCCTGAAGCACAGCAGCCACGCGGCGGCCAGCAGGGCCCCGGCGGCCGCGCACGTCGACGGCGCCGGCCAGGAAACGGACATCGCCGGAGGCAATTGCTGTCACACCGTGTCTGTGTGCGCGCGTGTCTGCGACTATCCTTGCACCGCCCGGCCGGCCGCTTACTTCTGATGGTGCGGTGCGGTGCGGTGGAGTGGAGGTGGAGATACGCGACTACGAGAGGACGAGGGGTTCCGAGGGGAGGAGCACCTATATGTAGGCGGCGAGTGGGGAGGAATGGAAAGAATTGGCAGCAGCCGAGCGCAAAAGGTACGGGCGGGGGCGAGGGGAGAGATTTTACTAAATCAAATCTTACATTTAAGATTTTCTGAATATGTTTTCTCTTTTTGCGTAGCCCCCAACATCTATCAAATCATTGTGTATCGTGGCACAGTCCTGGTACTACTACGGACGGAGGACTGGCTAGATATATCTTCCTTCGCTATTTTTGTGTGTTTCCTTCTCTGTGTCCGGGGTCCGGAAGATTGTGAGCCCAGAGCGGAACCAACCGATGCTGGTGATGACTGATGCCTGATGCGGGGCCCAACAAGGATATCTCTACTATTAAATCACTACTATCCCCTCCGTTCCTAAacatttgtctttctagacattttaAAAAGTGACTatatacgaagcaaaatgagtgaatctacattaaaaatatgtctacatacatccataTGTTGTAACCATTTGAAATgtttagaaagacaaatatttagaaaacgaagggagtattaattagtattattaattaattagttaCTAATTTTAAAAGATATATacaattaattaataattaataaCCACTAACCTAAAAAAGATCTCTACTATTAAATCACTACTATTATTTCCCCGCAAAATGTTttctttgcatcttttatttcgcATTTACTCGAGATCTACTTATCCAATCTATCACAATTTTAtcccgtcaacttgccaatttTCTACGTCGTTACCCGgaagagggattgacaacccctcataagcgtcgggttgcaagtatttgttctttgtgtgcaggtaccgtttacatagtgttgcttggttctcctactagattgataccttggtttcataactgagggaaatacctatcacagttgtgctgcatcatcccttcctctttgaggaaataccgacatagttcaAGCGACAtgagtacataccctcagccccgagggtgaactactccctcctcatcatggagaccgccgggatgatgaagatggcctccggtgatgattttCCCCTTCGGCAAGGTGCTGGAAcggggtcccgattggttttttgTGGCTTCGAAGGCTTGCGACGGCGAAACTTCTCATCTAGGGTTCTTTTCGGGAGTTTTGGTATTTATAGAATTTTTTTGGTGTCGGTATCATGTCAAGGGGGTGCCCGAGGGGCCCAGAAGCCGGGGGGCACGCCCCTAGGCTTGTGGCCTCCTTAGTCACTTCCTGGCCTAGCTTCGCTGCTTCAggggtctcttttggtccataaaaaatcaccatAAATTTTCAGTCCATTCCgataacttttatttctgcataaaAAACGACACACAATACTTCTACTGAAAACACGTCAGTCCGgtttagttctaatcaaatcataccaaaaccatctaaaattgttgtaaacatggcatgaatacttcataaattatagatacgttggagacatatcaatggAGTCTTCTCttaactcttttatgcatgattattgtagctttgtatttctcttcgatctattgatttggtttggccaactagattgatttttcttgcaatgggagaggtgctttatgatgggttcaatcttgcagtgatCTATATCCCGATGACAGAAAGGGACAAGAcacatatttgtattgttgccattaaggataaaaggatggggtttatttatgcgtgagtttactttgtctacatgatgtcatcttgcttaaggcgttactccattctttatgaacttaatattatagatgcatggtggatagcgatcgatgtgtggattaatagtagtagatgcaagcaagagtccgtctacttgtttcggacgtaatgcctatatacatgattagtgccttggatatcgtcatgattattcgcttttctaacaattgcccaatagtagtttgtttacccatcgtatgctatttccaagagagaagcctctagtgaaaactatggcctcCGGTATacttttatcatatattaaaatacaaaaataccttgctgcaatttttctTTACTTTATTTCATTTTGCGTTTTATTTATCTATCTACCATTATAAGATTTCATCTTTGCAAATAACCACTGAGATTGACAACCCTTTgttcgtgttgggtgcaagtatttgttattttgtgtgcaggtactgctaatgaggtgttgcttggttctcctacttgATTGGTAATCTTGGttcttaactaagggaaatacttatctctacggtactgcatcatcctctcctcttcggggaaatcccaacgcagctgacaagtagcaggaagaatttctggcgccgttgccggggagatatcatcaacatctatcaagtACCTACACATAAACTTTCATCTCCTTGCgtttacattatttgtcatttgcctctcattttcatctcccccacttctaaaacatttttacaaaaatacaaaaatattttctGTTTGCCTTTGTCGtgtttgcctttttgtttgcttgttatcttgtttgccttgttgcgatgtctcaagaaaatacaaaattgtgtgattttttaaatactaataataatgattttgTTAGTACCCCAATTGCTCCTTCCGCCGCTAGTGCAGAGTCTTGTGATATAAATATCGCTTTGctaaatcttgttatgaaagaacaATTTTCTGCTAgtcctaatgaggatgtcgcaTCGCATCTTAACACTTCCATTGAATTGTGTGTTATGTCAAAGAaaaaaaagatgtggataatgatattgtcaAATTAAAATTATTCCCGTTCTCATTGTGAGATCGCGCTAAACTTGGTTTTCATTCTTGCCATGAAATAATATTGATTCTTAGGATaggtgtaaagatgcttttattgccaagtattttcctcccatgAAAATTATCTCGCTCAGAAATCaaattatgaattttaaacaacttgag is a genomic window containing:
- the LOC125527162 gene encoding cytochrome P450 90D2-like, translated to MSVSWPAPSTCAAAGALLAAAWLLCFRLLPAVARPRRRAMKTGAQLPPGSFGWPVVGETLDFVSCSYSPRPEAFVDKRRLRYGSAVFRSHLFGSATVVTADAEVNRFVLQSDARSFVPWYPRSLTELMGKSSILVINGGLQRRVHGLVGAFFKSPQLKAQVTADMQRLLAPALASWRHQGPGARLRIQDHAKTIVFQILVRGLIGLEAGPEMQQLKQQFQEFIVGLMSLPIKLPGTRLYRSLQAKKRMARVIQRIIQEKRRRRALDGPPRDAIDVLMGAGSEELTDELISDNMIDFMIPAEDSVPVLITLAVKFLSECPLALQQLEEENMELKMRKTDLGETLQWTDYMSLSFTQHVITETLRVGNIISGIMRKAVRDVEVKGHLIPKGWRVFMYFRSVHLDDMLYEDPCKFNPWRWKEKDMSTSSFTPFGGGLRLCPGLDLARLEASIFLHHLVTSFRWVAEEDHIVNFPTVRLKGGMPIRVTAKD